The Nitrospirota bacterium genome has a segment encoding these proteins:
- a CDS encoding TonB-dependent receptor, with amino-acid sequence MKTTILQSVLLAMILALLIQQPVYGEEAVREEQKEVMETGPVLGTETFASIDKNGYYQDVALLESEYFVYSASKRIESIKIAPTPVTVITSNQISLLSALYLPEIIRLFPGMDVSRMSRTEYSVSIRGLNTDSVLKPREVLVLEDGRTVFDDFSGNVDWENLDVFPQDIGKIEIIRGAGSAIYGPNAARGVINLITKPAEALPAFESDTSMSEYNGFRQRFAGGYNLNDYSLKITGGFDHADLLNNTDPNSAAYNGPYYDQLGAKTWRLNSVLGKTFQDNSKLRINVGTNTGKLIQTTASGVFVDNEQTTDHLMAEYDHSEALIRTFWNYKRLTMFDPATYNPTGSRTEQMYDFEINKKTIRFGNNQMTYGLSTRLVNVSADTIQGTASQWTEGLFLDEQYNISENMLLRAAARLDHHDLAGYQVSPRVGVSYRLNNENVLKASINQGYRNPTLSDNFLNLQIFDPFGNLIATLYGNKELKPEESIWYEAGWIGTFHNLTLQADGFFVATENFIYTQHINATDGMYFNSSNRVEGRGGELSASYHLTPAVQILGNGSYAYYRQGDLRIESVPLYKTNVGVLFSELQNLSGAVTFNYTDKTGWFNDPGSEIPSYYSLNMFLNYKISKTMQIQFDGINITNNYHRENPIGELFGSEITGTIKFIL; translated from the coding sequence ATGAAAACGACGATTCTCCAAAGCGTTTTACTCGCAATGATCTTGGCACTTCTAATCCAGCAACCGGTGTATGGGGAGGAAGCTGTCCGGGAAGAACAGAAAGAGGTAATGGAAACCGGGCCTGTTTTGGGAACAGAAACTTTCGCCTCTATCGATAAGAATGGGTATTATCAGGATGTCGCATTACTTGAATCGGAATATTTTGTTTACTCCGCATCTAAAAGGATTGAGTCGATCAAGATCGCGCCAACCCCCGTCACCGTCATTACTTCAAATCAGATTTCTTTATTAAGCGCCCTTTATCTTCCGGAGATCATTCGTCTTTTCCCTGGAATGGACGTCAGCCGGATGAGCCGGACCGAATATTCAGTCAGTATCCGTGGGTTAAATACCGATTCGGTATTAAAACCTCGTGAAGTTCTTGTTTTAGAAGATGGAAGGACTGTATTTGACGATTTTTCGGGAAACGTAGACTGGGAAAATCTCGACGTTTTTCCTCAAGACATAGGAAAGATAGAAATTATCCGTGGGGCTGGATCGGCCATTTACGGGCCAAATGCCGCCCGCGGCGTGATCAATCTGATCACGAAACCGGCTGAAGCCCTACCCGCGTTTGAATCCGATACTTCAATGTCAGAATATAACGGCTTTAGACAAAGATTTGCCGGAGGCTATAACCTTAACGATTATTCCCTGAAAATTACCGGTGGTTTTGATCATGCGGATCTTCTGAATAATACCGATCCTAACTCCGCGGCTTACAACGGACCTTATTATGACCAGCTCGGAGCCAAAACCTGGAGGCTGAATTCAGTTTTAGGTAAAACTTTTCAAGACAATTCTAAACTTCGTATAAATGTTGGAACCAATACCGGAAAACTGATTCAGACAACCGCTTCCGGTGTCTTTGTCGATAACGAACAGACAACAGACCATCTGATGGCGGAATATGACCATTCGGAAGCCTTAATCCGTACCTTCTGGAATTATAAGCGGTTGACCATGTTCGATCCCGCCACCTATAACCCAACAGGCAGTAGGACGGAACAGATGTATGATTTTGAAATCAATAAAAAAACAATCCGCTTTGGGAATAATCAGATGACCTACGGCTTAAGCACCCGGCTGGTCAATGTTTCCGCGGACACCATTCAGGGAACGGCATCGCAATGGACTGAAGGTCTGTTTCTGGATGAACAATATAATATCTCGGAAAATATGCTTCTGCGCGCGGCGGCCCGGCTAGACCATCATGATCTGGCCGGTTATCAGGTCTCACCCCGGGTGGGTGTGAGTTATCGGTTGAACAACGAGAACGTTTTAAAAGCATCCATCAATCAGGGTTACCGGAATCCAACATTGTCTGATAATTTTTTAAATTTACAAATTTTTGATCCATTTGGTAATCTCATAGCCACTCTATATGGAAACAAAGAGCTAAAACCAGAGGAATCGATCTGGTATGAAGCCGGGTGGATTGGAACTTTTCACAATTTGACTTTGCAGGCGGATGGTTTTTTTGTGGCAACGGAAAATTTCATTTATACTCAACACATCAACGCAACCGATGGGATGTATTTCAATTCTTCGAATCGGGTTGAAGGACGTGGCGGAGAATTGAGCGCCTCATATCATTTAACCCCAGCCGTTCAAATTCTGGGGAATGGATCTTACGCTTATTATCGTCAGGGAGATTTAAGAATTGAGTCGGTCCCCTTGTATAAAACAAATGTTGGCGTTCTTTTTTCGGAACTCCAGAACCTTTCCGGCGCGGTGACATTCAATTACACCGACAAAACCGGATGGTTTAACGATCCCGGGTCAGAAATTCCCTCTTACTACTCCCTCAATATGTTCTTAAATTACAAGATTTCCAAAACCATGCAAATTCAATTTGACGGCATTAATATTACCAATAATTACCATCGTGAAAATCCGATTGGAGAATTGTTTGGATCGGAAATTACAGGTACAATCAAATTCATTTTATAA